TTCAGAGTTCTGTTCCACCCATATTTATGGATGCCTGGATTGTAAAAGTAGTGAGCAAGTGAAGGAATGAATATAATAAGTAATCAGAACGCCTGCAGTTTTCAATCTGAAGAGTCTCTACAGGCCTTCTAAGCAGCAAATAAAAGCTACCATTGCATTCTTCTCAGCTCTATGCCAAACCACTCTATCAAATGCTAAAAGTATGTTTAAAAGAGTCAAGGGGCCCAATTTTTCGAAAAAGATTTATAGGTTTTCaacactaaaagaaaaaaaaatacagacccAAAGGTCAAGGTATCACTCAAATTAAGAAGTATAAATTATCATATTACATTTTGTAACTGCTAAGAATAAGaatttcttggaggaaaggggggaggggggagggaaagaggggaggaCAGGTGAGTGAGGGAAGGAACGAAGGAAAATATGTAGATAAAATTATACATGACCATAGTACAATTAAAAAGTGTTTTTCTTATAGAAGATAATTAAAATTTAAACGCCTTAATTCTTACCCTTCTGTACAAAGCCTGCACACAGTTTTAAGCAACATTCTGACCATCTTCACTATCAAAGGGAAGTGTTCAAAGCAAAGTTTTGTACACACAAAGCATTTTCAGATTATTAGTATATCAAAAAGGAATTCAATCAGTGGAAGAAATTTTAAAACCTTAACccagggggaagaaaggggagacAAAGCCTTACATGCTAATTACCAGCTGTAGGTTCTTGTATGCAGAATTGACAATTAATGTATTCCTAACACAAAACCAGCTCCCAGACAATGCTAGTTGCTACAGTCCCATGGCTTGCCCACTGAAGTAGTGTCTATGTTGCCACGCTCTACCTTTGTCCTGGTAGTTTTGTTTATACTGTACTTTTCTGATGTGCAGAGATAAATTTTGGTTGAAATGCATGTCCAAGTCTCAACCTTTcctgcttttgcttttctttcttttttatttttggggggagtTTTATGCTTTGTCTTAAAAACTTCACCATTCCGCATCTCCAATGGCTTTGGAAAATACATAATCTCTTCCATTAAGGTTCATGATGCCATCCTTGAGGTGAAATTTCCACTTGTTTTTACTTCTATGGAtctaaaaaaccaaaagcaaatcaAACAAGAAACATCAGAagcaagaagcagcagctcaCAACTAAGTTTACGAAGttggaaaggaaaatgaaaataaattatcaGTAGCCATATAAGTTGATCTAATGGTCCCAAAATAAAAATTGTCCAGAACAAAGCATCATTGCATATCTAGCAGCATCTTCACCTTATTTTCCAACTGAGGGTGAACAgtcaaagaaagagagagatacaAAGGAACTCTTTAACAACAGCAGGaactgcaaaaacaaaaataaccatTTTATGGAAGAAAGGGGGTTGGAAGAAGTCTGCACGTGACAGATTCCAGGGTGCTATGGGTGCTGGATCtggcagaggaggtgggggagagcagggaggacTGCGAACTTGATTTGACCTGAAGACTGGTGTCACACCACTAATCCAGCCCAAGGGGCCAGACAGATTTGAAATCCTGCTTGTAGAGGAAGGGGCAAGACAGAGCCTGACTATACCCCAGTGAGGATGACACTCCCCTGAGAATGAAGAGTCTTGTTTTTTAGTCTTTGCTAGGACTGTGTACGCATTGTACGTAAGACAGCCCAATGGTTCAACAATAGCAATACTCCTAGCAGCAGGGACAAGAACACAGGCACCGTTTAGGAATTCAGCCACAAACACTGCTGACTTGGGGGGGCACTCAGACATTCCCAAAATACTGTTTTGTGCTCCCTCCCCAAATAAGAAGCAAAAGAGGACACTACAATTAAGATAATTATGTGGATTATAGCTAAAAGCTTAATGATCAAACTATGTATATTTTGGTTTAATTTGTTCACTGTGCACACAGAAAGAATGTGTCATTTTCATTAAAACGTGTTCTGTTTTCATTCCAGATAGCTGCCAAGAGTAAGATTACTTGGCAAACTACATATGCATAGTTAAAactatttgcattttaaagtaAACTGTCACAACATATAGGTTTGTCATTATCCACTCAAAACAATACTCTCAAAGCAACTGATTTAGTACCTAAGATACTATTCCTAATTTGCAATATTTCCAACTGCCCCAAGTATTTTCTTCAACATTTCTCTCTTTAAATATTGAGAAATTCTGAAGAACTACCATCTATGACTCCTGGATTTTTTTCCACCCAAATTCTCACTCTGAAAGCGTAGAATTTTTAACTTTTTGCTATACAAAGATTCAAATGCTTATCTTGCCAaagaaatcaacatttttttcttgaaagattTTATTAGTATGCTAGCCAATAAGCATTTATAAAGATGACAGCTACAGTGAAATATAGGGTTATCATACATCCGGGTTTTCCCCAGACATGTCCTTTCCCTGCCCTCGTGCCCGGTTTTTAAAGCACGAGCAAATGTCCAGGCTTTTGTACTTCCTCTGCTTTCCTAGGGATTAGCAGCTTGGGACTGGCTCTGTGCACAGGCCCAGCAAGCTCCCAGATAAGATGCACAGAGTGTGAATgcgcatgcatgtgcgtgtgcatgcatgggcagcagggctggagggcttaggagtgaggggtaaAGGCAGGGCATGAGCATATATATCACTGCCCCTCTTCCCACACTCatatacccctccccccacaggtgtctttttttgatactggaaatatggtaaccctatatgACTGACTGCAGTATAGCAGGTATGATGCTTGTGGAACTAAGCTTGTTCAAGTAGTGATTTGCTTCTAGTGGAGTCAAATCCACCTCACCTTTGCTGAATTGAAGCTAAATATATGCATGCATTTCAGGGTTGAAGCTGTACCCAAGCGAGGGGAGTAGTGCTAAAGGAGACACTGACCTGAGAGAACAATGTTCACAAGATTAAGTATAGCAAGGCCCAAATCTATTCTGGTGCCTAATTCAATAAAAAAGGAGCTGGGCAGCTCAATTCCTTTGAGAACATCAGAAGATACAGAAACACTATGCAAGCAAACTATCTGTTTTCACTACTGCACATGCACTTAAAGCATGAgttggaggggggggtggggaggggagggagtccGATTTGTTTTTCATTCATTCAAATGCCTTTGTTATGGAGAGACCTAGACAACTTTTATCCTTTTTCTAATGTAATCAGTTCACTGTGGTCTTATTAACTCAGTCTTAAGCCAAACAAAGGAAGGAAATCTACAATAGTGAATACTTTTTGCCCCAATTGCTCAAGCTGAATAGAGTTCATGGGTCTGTTCTATTATACTTAGAAGgctctctttttatttttgtctcatCCTTGAGATCAGGGCTCTTAACAGAAGGTTGCTACTACATACGAGATTGAATGGCTCAGCAGAACTGAGCAAAACAGAGAAAGGCACCATACTGCCATTTCAAATCCAGGTTTATAGCAAGCAAAGTTCATTCTGTTAGCCACCCATGTAGAATGCTTTAAAGGGTCTCAGTGGATAGTTGTCCACATTTAGATCTATCCACATTTATCAAATATAACCACATTTAGTACTGACACTCATTAGTGGTTTCAGCAGGCATGCCAAAGGTTGTAAAGACACTTCATTCTCTTTGCCAAGCTGCCACAAACCCACCCTAAGGCTAGAATTATTTTGGGATTTACAGAGAGACATCTGTCCCAAGGATGGTTAGAGTAACCTCGTGTTTGGTCTAGTTCAAAAGCTGCATTCATTTGTCATTTTTATCACCATAGCCATTATGTTGCATTACATGCAGACAGCATAACGTAACTAAGGTTTTGGGTCACAGCTTAATCAAAAGTTACAGCCAGGCCTCTGCTTAAGAGCTGTCTGTCAAAGGAACAGAGGGAAGGTGACACTATTAAGGatcctctctcaccatggggacctcgaGCTGCAACtccggccccttcccctccacttaccagctgaGTGCTGTCTGTGTGTTTGCCCCTTACTTTCAagccacagccagccctgcagctgcccctctcctgacccacagtaccctgtatcctgccagggtgtgcaagGACCCTCTCCCCagactccacccccccccctccaaatactaccccctgccccaaacacacttcaaaaatagcatttaATGTTTTATATGCTAGATCTCTtgattttttaaagagtttatCTTGTGACTATTGACacggtggggttggcaatactgtatATACATGACTTGAACAGGAATGAGGGAGGCTagagggaagaagaaaaaggGTGAAAAAGCAGAGAAAGATACTAATGCTATTGTTTAGAATACTTTACCTTATCGTACTGGCACACCACAACATTTTCTGTATCAAACAGCTCTTGTCCTTCCTCATCACTCACATCATCTTCACTGTTAAGGGGCTCCTGAAAAAGCAATTTGCAAATAAGTTTAAGACTAGTTAATCCCCAGTCATTAAGTTTACAGCTATTACCGCCATCTTCATTATATGCACAAAACTATGTTCTGGCTACATGCATGGGGACAGAACAAAAAACCAAGCTGCAAAGTTAGAGTCTCAAGAGTAGGTGCAGGTGTACCTGTAGCAGGACTCCACTGTGCCTGAGTGCATCCTTTAGGGATTCCACTTATGCCTTTAGCCATCCTAAGGTGGAATTTTAGTTTTCCCCACTTCTGAACTAGAATATCTAGTCTGCAGTATTTTATGAATCAGCCATTCTTATCCTGCAGTTGTCACTAAATGAAGGCACCTACAACTTTTCCTTTTTAGAAGCCTGTGCCCCAGTGATCAACACACAAGATAGGCTtcttggccaggtacagacattacacttttacaagTATAAGTGATCAGATGCCTGTCTTTATCCAAAACAGAAGTttgacagactggtttaaaagtggcaTAACCTAGTCTAATATCTGTCCCCCCCATGAAAGGGCAagcatgttctgtttgctaccattttgaactatgctgcttacagaaaactgcataatttggatcgattctgcctcaggctttttgaatgcctgtacctagcccttAAAACCAAAGTATCCAAAGAGTGGAGTTGCAATATTAGCCATGTAACACACTCACATATCACTAGATAAAGACACTAGTGctaattttcattttccaaactAACTCTGGCATGtagcagcacagcagtgccatGAACTTTCAGTTTGGCTTACAGGGCTTACTTCACATAGGTACTTTTTTTAGAACATGTTATACCAGCCTCCATTATGGAAGACTGGATATTTGTATCTAGTACTGGATTACTTTCCCTACGCAGTCTCTTCCAGTTCCTTCCCATAGGCATATTAATTGCTATTACCTTTACCAGAATGTTTGCCCAAGAAACAGAGTTTGATCCcctctgagaacagtccagaAGAGCAACAAATTCCTCTTTTGtgcaaaacaaacattttaaaaatagtttaataCATACTGAACAGCAGAAAAATCCTTCTCtctaaattctaatattataaaagccttagtctgtctgtaacgttttatttgcactctgattggttgtttcagacgaCCAATCAGTGCTCCAACAGCATTCCAAACAggaggtggcagagcaggggggcaaggccctgctccctgcaggcagcagtgacacAGCGGTCTTACATGGGGCTGTATGCAGGGGGGGCActtcatccctgcccacccccctgctgccctatCATTCTTGAGGGGCAATTGGCTAGCATCCTTATATATTCCCTCCCTGTTGTCCTCATTAACTAGATTACTTGCAATGTTGTGCCAAGGCAAATCTGAATCCCTTACAGCAGTGATTCTTGATAATACTATGCCAGTTAATCTTTAAACAGATAAGGGAAAGATACACTgaagcagtggtgcccaacttgCAACATGTATGCCACAAGCAGCACAAGCAATCTTCATGTGTAGCATGTGGAAGAGCCAGGAGGGAGCAGGCTAAACCATGGCAAGTAGGGCAGGAAACAAAAAGCCGAGTGGACAAGGGAAGAGAGTCTGGGTGGCACTCAAGGGTGTGGGGCTCAGTTTGTGGAATGCCTAtcaaaaaagttggcccccacttCCTCCACTCTTTCAGGTTGTGCATTAGGAGCATCTTAACTGATAAAAACAGCTGGAACTAGCTCATTCAATTTATTAACAACTCAGGTGAACAGTTGAGGCTAAACTAACAAAATGCTGAGGAGACCCACCCTTCTGATGTTAGTTTCTTAATAATTCTCAGAAATTCCAGAAACTGACAGAGTACAACTGTTGTGTCAATATCCAAAAGGAACACAGGATAACATGGGCAAATGTACACTGGTCACCCTACAAATCAATCCAGCACAAAAAACAGCTGATAAGGAATTCAACTGATCAAGTAAAAGATGATTACTCAAATTAATGCAAGTTGACATGGATTTTCCAGAGAACAGgtcttgtaaaaaaaacaaaaacaaaaacaacaaaaaaaaaaacacctcggTATCACTACTTGCTGAAAACAGAAATTTGGTCATAAAGGAAACTGCACAGATATAACAAGAATTCTGTAAGATGTTTGATACTAGACAATATTCCTATTAAAAACTGGACTCTACAACATCTCTAGAACATATAGTGAATATATTTAAGGACTGGTAAGCTGACTTCACAGAGTAGCTGTTAAGAGGGAATCATCCTTAAATGGGGCCATTCTAGTTGGGTTCCATAGAGATTGCTAAATCACTACTGACTAAGTTCACAGATACAAGATTGGTGGTATTGTGAATAAGTTAGGATAAGAGTTTTAAAGTTTGGTAGCCTGGGCCTAGTTAATAAAACCAAGAGCATGCATTCCTGTTCCTAAATGTGGAAGCTAGCTCCATCTGCAGTATGGAGGACTGTCTTCTGGAAAGTAGCTACTCTGGAAACTGTTTAGAAGTTCACAGTGAACAAACAAGTCGCTCAACATGAAACCCCTGTAGAACGCCGAGGTCAAAAAGGCGAAAACCTTAGTTACGTTATGCTGTCAGTTTACCTCTTCAACCTGGCCATCTTCACCTCcatctttttctttgtcttcttcttcatcatcatcataatcttcttcctcatcttcttcttcttcagaTGATGTGTCCCCAGCTCCATCAACTTGAAGCACAAGGGGTGCTTGGGGCTGTGCCTGTTGTTGCTGTGCCTGTGGCTGACCAGCTGCAGGAATCTgtgcttgtgctggggcaggagctgccacagTGGTAGGTATGACCTGTGTTTTATTTCCTGTAAACAGGATTTGCTGAGGCTGAATGATCACTCCTGTCTGTTGAGAGATCCCTCCAGGGATAGGAGCCAAGACCTGACAAGAGATTCTAATGTAAGTAAATCATTGTGCATACTTGACAGCAGAATTGTTATAGCTGAGACTGACCAGGGAATAAAAGAAACAAGGACTGCCTATGCATGTGTTCTGATGCGTTTTAATtggaatgcattggagcagactcaattaatcaagtctgctctgcgtTCTACTTAGAATGTTGCAGCATTACACCAATTAAGtccctgtgcatttaaaaatggccgtCGGGCACTTATCTAAAAGTCATGGAATGCACACATTTTTAAACACGCAGGGGGGCTAATACATGTGACgttgtggcactttaattagagcagctgtccagaaactgctctaattaaaatgcccccccttcctccctcctccgagcatgtgtataaatagcCAAGATTTGGAAGTAAAGTATTACAGTAGAAGCCAGGTCATTCATCCAAGTTCACAACCTGCTTATTCATGACAGGTTGACAAAACAAGGGCAAGCTGCTAAGTTATTtgctgttttatttcaaaaggatGCCACATCTTCACTCAGAAGGACCTCATCATTGGTCTTTCACAGCTGATCAGGAGAAGCAACATGGTTAGCTGCCCTGATGGGCTATATTTACCCCTTGGCTACTTCATACATCCTCATGTTTTTAGGGGGCTAAGGAAACAAAGCCTGCAAAGAAGCTGGGTGCTACTGCATATATTGTATTACACCAGTGTATTGTTGGGAGAGATCAGAGAAGCATTCAGGCACAAAGCACTATAAGCGCAACCGCTTACAACTGAAACCTTAAGTCATACCATTTAGAGTAAAAGCACTTTTCCTTTGTGCTGTGTTTCTGATGGCCAAGctaatcttttttttaacaaggtaGTTCATCCTTCATTATTTACAGGATTTACTTTTTGCAACTGGCACAAATTGGggcaaaaaaaattattacttCATTGTCCTATTCTCATGCATTTGTGTAACTGCATTAGTTAAGCTGCAAGCACCTGGGGGGGGAACGTTTCAATTCAAATCATTTTAATTGATCTTATTAAAATACCTCATTTAAAAACTTATACCTGCCTAATATTTAGGCCAGTTCCCCTTTGATAAGGTGTTAGATTAGAACCCTGTTAACCTCAATTGTGCATTCTATCCTGTGGCAAATTTATATTTgacatacaaaaataaaaagtgctttaaaaaaaacaaacaaacaaacaaaaaaaaccacaccgACTGCTTAGTTATTTGCCACAAGGATTTATACTCAAGAGATTACATGCACAATTAATTTGGAAAGAAGGGACACATGAAACCAATGTAAAGCTCAGGAGGATGAAAACCAATGTTATTTGATACAAATGtttaagttttttttaattggtaacACTGGATACACAGTAGGTAGGAAGACCCTTCAGAGAAGCTGAATAAAATTTAACTCTTTACACTGAATTTCTTAAGATTCCCATTTCTTAATGCAGTACTTTCCAATTTTCAGAGTCAGTATTGGCATATTTGTAATGCATTTCAGACAGAAGAACACATACACCTGTTCTCAAAATGCAGACAACAAAGTACTGTAACAACTTACAGTTAGGAGCCAACTTACGCAAAAATGTCTTTTTACCTGTTGTATGACAGGTGCTTGTACACCACCAGGCTGCATCTGTGGTATAACCTGTTGCTGTAGAACCACTGGCTGCTGTGGCTGAATGATATACTGAGCTCCATTTGCAGTTCTAACTACCTGCAAGATCTGGCCTGCAATGAAAATATAATTATTCAAAATGTAAAAAATCTACATCTAAAAGTATATTATGCTTAGAAGCAGGTTTCCGGGAGAAAGAACTAAGGAAGAAAGTTCAATTTATTATTCCATGAATGAGAAGAAGTTGAGAATTTTAGAAGttattttaacatttaaacacactgctgcttcaaaatgaaatcaaGGGGACAGTTCACAGCAAGGGTGGTCAACCTATGGCATGAGTGCCACAACTGGCactggcagcctctgtgtggcacacgaCAGAAGAGAGGGGACAGGAAGCACAGCAGGAGATCACAGATGGAGCATAAAGCAAAGTAGGAGATTGGGCACAGGAAGGGGACCAGAATGGCACTttgagggtgcagggctaatttgtggcatgccagcCACACCTGGTCTACAACATCCAACCATGTCTGCAAgatatgaagaaaatattttttataagaaGTTCTACATGAAATAAAACAGCTTTGTAAATGAATTAACTTTTCCAAAATCCAATTACTGCTACAATAGTTACCTGAATTGGTAAGTATTTGCTGAACAGGAGTCACACCAGCAGGCAAAGCCAAAgtagctgcagtagcagcagcactcTGAAACATTAGAAAATATGCCTTTAACTATCAATATTAACAACAATGCTTCATGTCACAAAATACTAATTGAAAACTAAAAGAACATATGATCACAAATAGGACACCTACCATAATTTCTACTGATGTTTACCAACATTTATTCATGAGTAAATATGTTATTAAAAGGGACACAATCAATAGCTAGCATATGCATGTTATACTACTGTGTAAGTACAATTTCATATTTAttagcttttatttttctcccttgaTTCTGTATGTTACAAGAAAACATGATTCATTTGTCTGATAAAAGTTTAATTCAACTATGCTCTCCCTTCTGGTTGGCTGTTAAGTAGCAGAACATAATATTTtcttgtaaaaatatatatataaatcataaTGCCTTTATTAAAAAGAGTTATTAGAGTTTAAaataacaaaaccaaaataaGTAAAGAAGGATTTTCAAATGTCAaaggctatggacagaaattacatataaaccagtgcAAGCGATCAGGAACTGCTTCAAAATCtacaacacaacagaagttcagcgcatataaaccact
This genomic window from Alligator mississippiensis isolate rAllMis1 chromosome 2, rAllMis1, whole genome shotgun sequence contains:
- the GTF2A1 gene encoding transcription initiation factor IIA subunit 1 isoform X2, coding for MASAANTNPVPKLYRSVIEDVINDVREVFLDEGVDEQVLVELKTLWENKLMQSKAVDGFHSEEQQLLLQVQQQQQQQQQQHHHHHHHHPQPQPQQTLQQQSQPQQVLIPASQQAPQQQVIVPDSKLIQHMNASGMSAAATAATLALPAGVTPVQQILTNSGQILQVVRTANGAQYIIQPQQPVVLQQQVIPQMQPGGVQAPVIQQVKRHFCVLAPIPGGISQQTGVIIQPQQILFTGNKTQVIPTTVAAPAPAQAQIPAAGQPQAQQQQAQPQAPLVLQVDGAGDTSSEEEEDEEEDYDDDEEEDKEKDGGEDGQVEEEPLNSEDDVSDEEGQELFDTENVVVCQYDKIHRSKNKWKFHLKDGIMNLNGRDYVFSKAIGDAEW
- the GTF2A1 gene encoding transcription initiation factor IIA subunit 1 isoform X3, with protein sequence MASAANTNPVPKLYRSVIEDVINDVREVFLDEGVDEQVLVELKTLWENKLMQSKAVDGFHSEEQQLLLQVQQQQQQQQQQHHHHHHHHPQPQPQQTLQQQSQPQQVLIPASQQAPQQQVIVPDSKLIQHMNASGMSAAATAATLALPAGVTPVQQILTNSGQILQVVRTANGAQYIIQPQQPVVLQQQVIPQMQPGGVQAPVIQQVLAPIPGGISQQTGVIIQPQQILFTGNKTQVIPTTVAAPAPAQAQIPAAGQPQAQQQQAQPQAPLVLQVDGAGDTSSEEEEDEEEDYDDDEEEDKEKDGGEDGQVEEEPLNSEDDVSDEEGQELFDTENVVVCQYDKIHRSKNKWKFHLKDGIMNLNGRDYVFSKAIGDAEW
- the GTF2A1 gene encoding transcription initiation factor IIA subunit 1 isoform X1, which codes for MIAAVRALLAAAALEAGKGGRPGLFGVLNPTERPKLYRSVIEDVINDVREVFLDEGVDEQVLVELKTLWENKLMQSKAVDGFHSEEQQLLLQVQQQQQQQQQQHHHHHHHHPQPQPQQTLQQQSQPQQVLIPASQQAPQQQVIVPDSKLIQHMNASGMSAAATAATLALPAGVTPVQQILTNSGQILQVVRTANGAQYIIQPQQPVVLQQQVIPQMQPGGVQAPVIQQVLAPIPGGISQQTGVIIQPQQILFTGNKTQVIPTTVAAPAPAQAQIPAAGQPQAQQQQAQPQAPLVLQVDGAGDTSSEEEEDEEEDYDDDEEEDKEKDGGEDGQVEEEPLNSEDDVSDEEGQELFDTENVVVCQYDKIHRSKNKWKFHLKDGIMNLNGRDYVFSKAIGDAEW
- the GTF2A1 gene encoding transcription initiation factor IIA subunit 1 isoform X4, whose amino-acid sequence is MPKLYRSVIEDVINDVREVFLDEGVDEQVLVELKTLWENKLMQSKAVDGFHSEEQQLLLQVQQQQQQQQQQHHHHHHHHPQPQPQQTLQQQSQPQQVLIPASQQAPQQQVIVPDSKLIQHMNASGMSAAATAATLALPAGVTPVQQILTNSGQILQVVRTANGAQYIIQPQQPVVLQQQVIPQMQPGGVQAPVIQQVKRHFCVLAPIPGGISQQTGVIIQPQQILFTGNKTQVIPTTVAAPAPAQAQIPAAGQPQAQQQQAQPQAPLVLQVDGAGDTSSEEEEDEEEDYDDDEEEDKEKDGGEDGQVEEEPLNSEDDVSDEEGQELFDTENVVVCQYDKIHRSKNKWKFHLKDGIMNLNGRDYVFSKAIGDAEW